From one Streptomyces sp. ICC1 genomic stretch:
- a CDS encoding RDD family protein translates to MSFGDPNNPYGQQQPPQGQPGYPQQAPQGVPPQYGYPQQAPDASPQYGYPQQPPMGMPPQQPYGAYPPAGAPGMPGAGMPPLAHWGLRLGAHLLDMLIIFGPTVLLSVFTAGDSEPSAGVAIFSLVATLYALGMGIFQIYKEGSTGQTIGKKVVGISLRREMDGNTLGFGMAFVRKLAHFLDSFACYLGFLWPLWDAKKQTFADKVCSTVVIVVPKH, encoded by the coding sequence ATGAGCTTCGGCGACCCGAACAACCCCTACGGCCAGCAGCAGCCCCCGCAGGGTCAGCCCGGCTACCCGCAGCAGGCGCCTCAGGGCGTGCCCCCGCAGTACGGCTACCCGCAGCAGGCGCCGGACGCGTCCCCGCAGTACGGCTACCCCCAGCAGCCGCCGATGGGCATGCCCCCGCAGCAGCCGTACGGCGCGTACCCGCCGGCCGGGGCTCCGGGCATGCCGGGCGCCGGAATGCCGCCGCTGGCCCACTGGGGCCTGCGCCTCGGCGCGCACCTCCTCGACATGCTGATCATCTTCGGCCCGACGGTCCTCCTGAGCGTCTTCACCGCCGGCGACAGCGAGCCTTCGGCCGGCGTCGCGATCTTCAGCCTGGTCGCCACGCTCTACGCGCTCGGCATGGGCATCTTCCAGATCTACAAGGAAGGCTCGACCGGCCAGACGATCGGCAAGAAGGTCGTCGGGATCAGCCTGCGCCGCGAGATGGACGGCAACACCCTCGGCTTCGGCATGGCCTTCGTCCGCAAGCTGGCGCACTTCCTGGACAGCTTCGCCTGCTACCTCGGCTTCCTGTGGCCGCTGTGGGACGCCAAGAAGCAGACCTTCGCCGACAAGGTGTGCAGCACCGTCGTCATCGTGGTGCCCAAGCACTGA
- a CDS encoding trypsin-like peptidase domain-containing protein → MNKPLAGAVFALLLTGAAAAPAVAQAPRDTAARAVAVNFAGTVALSNCSGSVVRVPGSLPNDPALVLSNGHCLESGMPAAGQVIKDKASSRSFSLLNASGSKVATLRASKISYATMTDTDISIYQLTKTYAQISSQYGINALTLNDAHPVQGTAIKVVSGYWKRTYSCNVDGFSYLLKEGEWTWKDSLRYTPSCNTIGGTSGSPVIDTVTGKVVAVNNTGNEDGGRCTLNNPCEVDQSGAVTVRQGINYAQQTYTIVPCVGPGNKIDLARPGCTLPKP, encoded by the coding sequence ATGAACAAGCCTCTCGCCGGCGCCGTCTTCGCCCTGCTCCTCACCGGAGCGGCGGCGGCCCCGGCCGTGGCCCAGGCACCAAGGGACACGGCCGCGCGGGCCGTGGCGGTCAACTTCGCCGGCACGGTAGCGCTCAGCAACTGCTCCGGCTCCGTCGTCCGCGTGCCGGGCTCGCTGCCGAACGACCCCGCGCTCGTCCTGTCCAACGGCCACTGTCTGGAGTCCGGCATGCCGGCGGCCGGACAGGTCATCAAGGACAAGGCCTCCAGCCGCTCCTTCTCGCTGCTGAACGCCTCGGGGAGCAAGGTCGCCACGCTGCGCGCGAGCAAGATCTCGTACGCGACGATGACCGACACGGACATCTCGATCTACCAGCTGACCAAGACGTACGCGCAGATCAGCAGCCAGTACGGGATCAACGCCCTGACCCTGAACGACGCCCACCCGGTCCAGGGCACCGCCATCAAGGTGGTGTCCGGCTACTGGAAGCGCACCTACAGCTGCAACGTCGACGGGTTCTCCTACCTCCTCAAGGAGGGGGAGTGGACCTGGAAGGACTCCCTGCGCTACACCCCGTCCTGCAACACCATCGGAGGCACCTCCGGCTCGCCCGTGATCGACACGGTGACGGGCAAGGTCGTCGCCGTCAACAACACGGGCAACGAGGACGGCGGCCGCTGCACGCTGAACAACCCGTGCGAGGTGGACCAGAGCGGCGCCGTGACGGTCCGTCAGGGCATCAACTACGCGCAGCAGACCTACACCATCGTCCCCTGCGTGGGCCCCGGCAACAAGATCGACCTGGCCCGCCCCGGCTGCACCCTGCCGAAGCCGTAG
- a CDS encoding glycoside hydrolase family 16 protein, which translates to MAVAAAAAAVVTLPANAVAAAPPVPAGWSQVFLDDFNGPSGSGVNTADWQYTTGTSYPGGPAGFGTGEVETMTANADNVSLDGSGNLRITPRRDAAGNWTSGRVETRRSDFQAPAGGKLRTEARIQMPNVTGPAAKGYWPAFWMLGAPYRGNWWNWPGVGELDILENVQGINNEWATMHCGTSPGGPCNEKSGIGGQHVCTGTTCQGGFHTYALEWDRSTPVEEMRFYLDGFNFHTVRADQMDAVTWTNATNHGYFIILNVAMGGEFPAAFGGGPDAGTQPGHPMVVDYVSVLRPTGGTSTPPTGEVHGAPGQPPPGRPVHLARTGRLGRAGDGVRVARPGAAGEGHGPGGGVVDGLGEVGQEDGGGPGGVGGLLGQQLEAHQLEGLGVAGQGQFLGPGEVPGHPGVDEPGGHPGAAQQPAGRFGGTQLAPPGEVAGGGAVRFQPEQRRTPAAQREAGLGVEEGGAGRGRAGRVDQLGLEGGEAQLRAEHSLAVLVHQGRRFDHPGIPLRT; encoded by the coding sequence ATGGCGGTGGCGGCCGCGGCCGCCGCGGTCGTCACCCTGCCCGCCAACGCCGTCGCCGCCGCCCCGCCGGTCCCGGCCGGCTGGTCCCAGGTCTTCCTGGACGATTTCAACGGGCCCTCGGGCTCGGGCGTCAACACCGCCGACTGGCAGTACACCACCGGGACCAGCTACCCCGGTGGCCCGGCGGGCTTCGGCACCGGCGAGGTCGAGACGATGACCGCGAACGCCGACAACGTCTCCCTCGACGGCTCCGGCAACCTGCGCATCACCCCGCGCAGGGACGCCGCCGGCAACTGGACCTCGGGGCGCGTCGAGACCAGGCGCTCCGACTTCCAGGCCCCGGCGGGCGGCAAGCTGCGCACGGAGGCCCGTATCCAGATGCCGAACGTCACGGGCCCGGCGGCCAAGGGGTACTGGCCCGCGTTCTGGATGCTCGGGGCTCCCTACCGGGGCAACTGGTGGAACTGGCCGGGCGTCGGCGAGCTCGACATCCTGGAGAACGTCCAGGGCATCAACAACGAGTGGGCCACGATGCACTGCGGCACGAGCCCCGGCGGCCCGTGCAACGAGAAGTCGGGCATCGGCGGCCAGCACGTGTGCACCGGCACCACCTGCCAGGGCGGCTTCCACACCTACGCGCTGGAGTGGGACCGGTCCACCCCCGTGGAGGAGATGCGCTTCTACCTCGACGGGTTCAACTTCCACACCGTGCGGGCCGACCAGATGGACGCCGTGACCTGGACGAACGCCACGAACCACGGCTACTTCATCATCCTGAACGTGGCCATGGGCGGGGAGTTCCCGGCGGCCTTCGGCGGCGGGCCCGACGCGGGGACCCAGCCCGGGCACCCGATGGTGGTCGACTACGTCTCCGTGCTCCGCCCGACGGGCGGCACGTCCACCCCGCCGACCGGCGAGGTGCACGGGGCGCCCGGCCAGCCACCGCCCGGCCGCCCCGTGCACCTCGCCCGGACCGGGCGGCTCGGGCGCGCCGGCGACGGCGTCCGCGTAGCCCGGCCCGGGGCCGCAGGTGAAGGCCACGGCCCCGGTGGCGGCGTGGTGGACGGCCTCGGCGAGGTTGGCCAGGAAGACGGCGGCGGACCCGGAGGTGTCGGCGGCCTGCTCGGCCAGCAGCTCGAGGCGCACCAGCTCGAAGGCCTCGGCGTCGCCGGCCAGGGCCAGTTCCTTGGGCCCGGTGAGGTCCCCGGGCACCCCGGTGTCGACGAGCCGGGCGGCCACCCCGGAGCCGCGCAGCAGCCTGCGGGCCGATTCGGCGGCACCCAGCTCGCGCCGCCGGGCGAGGTAGCGGGCGGGGGCGCAGTGCGGTTCCAGCCCGAGCAGCGGCGGACACCAGCGGCGCAGCGCGAAGCCGGTCTGGGTGTCGAAGAAGGTGGTGCCGGCCGCGGGCGGGCCGGCCGAGTGGATCAGCTGGGCCTCGAAGGTGGCGAGGCCCAGCTCCGTGCGGAGCACTCCCTGGCAGTACTGGTCCACCAGGGGCGGCGTTTCGATCATCCGGGCATCCCGTTGCGGACGTGA
- a CDS encoding heme o synthase produces MCVTAVESRPAGVLGTPPVHRPFGARVMAFVALTKPRIIELLLITTVPVMFLAEQGVPSLWLVLATCFGGYLSAGGANALNMYIDRDIDALMDRTSQRPLVTGMVSPRECLVFGISLGVLSTLFFGLLINWLSAALALGALLFYVVVYTMLLKRRTSQNIVWGGIAGCMPVLIGWSAVKNEVSWAAVILFLVIFFWTPPHYWPLSMKVKDDYARVGVPMLPVVAGNKAVAKQIVIYSWVMVAVSLLLTPLGYTGWFYTAVALVAGGWWLWEAHALNARAKSGLTGAKLKEMRLFHWSITYVSLLFVAVAVDPFLR; encoded by the coding sequence GTGTGCGTGACGGCCGTCGAATCCCGTCCAGCGGGGGTGCTCGGGACCCCTCCCGTTCACCGGCCGTTCGGGGCCCGGGTCATGGCTTTCGTGGCTTTGACCAAGCCGCGGATCATCGAACTTCTGCTGATCACCACAGTGCCGGTGATGTTCCTCGCCGAGCAGGGCGTGCCGTCGCTGTGGCTGGTCCTCGCGACCTGCTTCGGCGGCTATCTGTCCGCGGGCGGCGCCAACGCGCTGAACATGTACATCGACCGCGACATCGACGCGCTCATGGACCGGACCTCGCAACGCCCCCTGGTGACCGGCATGGTCAGCCCGCGGGAGTGCCTGGTGTTCGGCATCTCCCTGGGCGTGCTCTCCACACTGTTCTTCGGCCTGCTGATCAACTGGCTGTCGGCCGCGCTCGCGCTCGGCGCGCTCCTCTTCTACGTCGTGGTCTACACGATGCTGCTGAAGCGGCGCACCTCCCAGAACATCGTCTGGGGCGGCATCGCGGGCTGCATGCCGGTGCTCATCGGCTGGTCGGCCGTCAAGAACGAGGTCTCCTGGGCAGCGGTCATCCTCTTCCTCGTCATCTTCTTCTGGACGCCGCCGCACTACTGGCCGCTGTCGATGAAGGTCAAGGACGACTACGCGCGCGTCGGCGTGCCGATGCTGCCGGTCGTGGCGGGCAACAAGGCCGTGGCCAAGCAGATCGTCATCTACAGCTGGGTGATGGTGGCGGTCTCGCTGCTGCTGACCCCGCTGGGGTACACCGGCTGGTTCTACACGGCCGTCGCCCTGGTGGCCGGCGGCTGGTGGCTGTGGGAGGCGCACGCGCTCAACGCGCGGGCCAAGTCGGGCCTGACGGGCGCGAAGCTCAAGGAGATGCGGCTGTTCCACTGGTCGATCACCTACGTGTCGCTCCTCTTCGTCGCCGTCGCCGTGGATCCCTTCCTCCGCTGA
- the tkt gene encoding transketolase, whose protein sequence is MSTKPTTTELDWTELDQRAVDTARILAADAVQKVGNGHPGTAMSLAPAAYTLFQKVMRHDPADPEWVGRDRFVLSAGHSSLTLYTQLYLGGFGLELDDLKAFRTWGSKTPGHPEYGHTKGVETTTGPLGQGIANAVGMAMAARYERGLFDPEAPEGASPFDHMVYAIAGDGCLQEGISHEASALAGHQKLGNLVLLWDDNHISIEGDTETAVSEDTLKRYEAYGWHVQRVAAQANGDLDPKALFAAFQAAKAETGRPSFIAARSIIAWPAPHAQGTEASHGSALGNDEVAATKRVLGFDPEQTFEVSDEVIAHTRALGDRGREAKAAWEKEFSAWRTANPERSAEFDRINAGELPAGWEDKLPVFETGKGVATRAASGKVLEALGAVIPELWGGSADLAGSNNTTIDKNSSFLPVGNPLPEADPYGRTIHFGIREHAMAAAMNGIALHGHTRIYGGTFLVFSDYMRNAVRLSALMHVPVTYVWTHDSIGLGEDGPTHQPVEHVASLRAIPGLNVVRPADANETAIAWREILRRHTKVFGKGAPHGLALTRQGVPTYERNEDAAKGGYVLFEAEGGDAQVVLIGTGSEVQLAVAAREALQAEGVPARVVSMPSVEWFEEQSQEYKDSVLPPSVKARVAVEAGIGLTWHRYVGDAGRIVSLEHFGASADGAVLYREFGLTAEAVTAAARATLNETRLAAAAR, encoded by the coding sequence GTGAGCACCAAGCCGACGACCACAGAGCTCGACTGGACCGAACTGGACCAGCGTGCTGTCGACACCGCCCGGATCCTGGCCGCCGATGCGGTCCAGAAGGTCGGTAACGGCCACCCCGGTACGGCGATGAGCCTGGCCCCCGCCGCGTACACCCTCTTCCAGAAGGTGATGCGGCACGACCCGGCGGACCCGGAGTGGGTCGGTCGCGACCGTTTCGTGCTCTCCGCGGGGCACTCGTCCCTGACGCTCTACACCCAGCTCTACCTCGGCGGGTTCGGCCTCGAGCTGGACGACCTGAAGGCCTTCCGCACCTGGGGCTCGAAGACCCCCGGCCACCCGGAGTACGGCCACACCAAGGGCGTCGAGACCACCACCGGCCCGCTGGGCCAGGGCATCGCCAACGCGGTGGGCATGGCCATGGCCGCCCGCTACGAGCGCGGACTGTTCGACCCCGAGGCCCCCGAAGGCGCGTCGCCGTTCGACCACATGGTCTACGCGATCGCGGGCGACGGCTGCCTCCAGGAGGGCATCTCCCACGAGGCGTCCGCGCTGGCCGGCCACCAGAAGCTCGGCAACCTGGTGCTCCTGTGGGACGACAACCACATCTCCATCGAGGGCGACACGGAGACGGCCGTCTCCGAGGACACCCTGAAGCGCTACGAGGCGTACGGCTGGCACGTCCAGCGCGTGGCCGCGCAGGCCAACGGCGACCTCGACCCGAAGGCGCTGTTCGCCGCCTTCCAGGCCGCCAAGGCCGAGACCGGGCGCCCCTCCTTCATCGCCGCTCGCTCGATCATCGCCTGGCCGGCCCCGCACGCCCAGGGCACCGAGGCCTCGCACGGCTCGGCCCTCGGCAACGACGAGGTCGCCGCCACCAAGCGCGTGCTCGGCTTCGACCCGGAGCAGACCTTCGAGGTCTCCGACGAGGTCATCGCGCACACCCGCGCCCTCGGGGACCGCGGCCGCGAGGCCAAGGCCGCCTGGGAGAAGGAGTTCTCCGCCTGGCGCACCGCCAACCCGGAGCGCTCCGCCGAGTTCGACCGCATCAACGCGGGCGAGCTGCCCGCGGGCTGGGAGGACAAGCTCCCCGTCTTCGAGACCGGCAAGGGCGTCGCCACCCGCGCCGCCTCCGGCAAGGTCCTCGAGGCGCTCGGCGCGGTCATCCCGGAGCTGTGGGGCGGCTCGGCCGACCTGGCCGGCTCCAACAACACCACCATCGACAAGAACTCCTCGTTCCTGCCGGTGGGCAACCCGCTGCCGGAGGCCGACCCGTACGGCCGCACCATCCACTTCGGCATCCGCGAGCACGCCATGGCCGCGGCCATGAACGGCATCGCCCTGCACGGCCACACCCGCATCTACGGCGGCACCTTCCTGGTGTTCTCCGACTACATGCGCAACGCCGTGCGCCTCTCCGCGCTGATGCACGTGCCGGTCACCTACGTGTGGACGCACGACTCCATCGGCCTCGGCGAGGACGGCCCGACCCACCAGCCGGTCGAGCACGTCGCCTCGCTGCGCGCCATCCCCGGCCTGAACGTGGTCCGCCCGGCCGACGCGAACGAGACCGCCATCGCCTGGCGCGAGATCCTGCGCCGCCACACCAAGGTGTTCGGCAAGGGCGCCCCGCACGGCCTGGCGCTGACCCGCCAGGGCGTGCCGACCTACGAGCGCAACGAGGACGCCGCCAAGGGCGGGTACGTGCTCTTCGAGGCTGAGGGGGGCGACGCGCAGGTCGTCCTCATCGGCACCGGCTCCGAGGTCCAGCTCGCCGTCGCCGCGCGCGAGGCGCTGCAGGCCGAGGGCGTCCCGGCGCGCGTCGTCTCGATGCCGTCCGTGGAGTGGTTCGAGGAGCAGTCCCAGGAGTACAAGGACAGCGTCCTGCCGCCGTCGGTCAAGGCGCGCGTCGCGGTCGAGGCCGGCATCGGCCTGACCTGGCACCGCTACGTCGGCGACGCCGGCCGGATCGTCTCGCTGGAGCACTTCGGTGCCTCGGCCGACGGCGCCGTGCTCTACCGCGAGTTCGGCCTGACCGCCGAAGCCGTGACCGCCGCCGCACGCGCCACTCTCAATGAAACGCGCCTCGCCGCCGCCGCGCGCTGA
- the tal gene encoding transaldolase codes for MTDALKRLSDEGVAIWLDDLSRKRITSGNLAELIDQQHVVGVTTNPAIFQKAISGGEGYEQQLADLAARKVTVEEAIRMITTADVRDAADILRPVYDSTDGQDGRVSIEVDPRLAHNTPATIAEAKQLAWLVDRPNTLIKIPATKAGLPAITEVIGKGISVNVTLIFSLERYREVMDAYLAGLEKAKAAGLDLSKIHSVASFFVSRVDSEIDKRLDALGTDEAKALKGKAALANARLAYEAYEEVFSTERWAALDKAHANKQRPLWASTGVKDPAYKDTLYVVDLVAPGTVNTMPEGTMEATADHGEVTGDTIRGTYDQSRGELEAVAKLGISYDDVVQLLEEEGVEKFAVSWNDLLKSTEAELLRLAPTEA; via the coding sequence ATGACAGACGCACTGAAGCGCCTTTCCGACGAGGGCGTCGCGATCTGGCTGGACGACCTGTCCCGCAAGCGCATCACGTCCGGCAACCTGGCCGAGCTCATCGACCAGCAGCACGTGGTCGGTGTCACCACCAACCCGGCGATCTTCCAGAAGGCGATCAGCGGCGGCGAGGGGTACGAGCAGCAGCTCGCCGACCTGGCCGCCCGCAAGGTCACCGTCGAAGAGGCGATCCGCATGATCACGACGGCGGACGTCCGCGACGCCGCCGACATCCTGCGGCCGGTCTACGACTCGACCGACGGCCAGGACGGCCGCGTCTCGATCGAGGTCGACCCCCGTCTGGCCCACAACACCCCGGCGACCATCGCCGAGGCCAAGCAGCTGGCCTGGCTGGTGGACCGCCCGAACACGCTGATCAAGATCCCGGCGACCAAGGCCGGCCTGCCGGCGATCACCGAGGTCATCGGCAAGGGCATCAGCGTCAACGTGACGCTGATCTTCTCGCTGGAGCGCTACCGCGAGGTCATGGACGCGTACCTGGCGGGCCTGGAGAAGGCCAAGGCCGCGGGCCTGGACCTCTCCAAGATCCACTCGGTCGCCTCCTTCTTCGTGTCCCGCGTGGACTCCGAGATCGACAAGCGCCTGGACGCGCTGGGCACCGACGAGGCCAAGGCCCTCAAGGGCAAGGCGGCGCTCGCCAACGCCCGTCTGGCCTACGAGGCCTACGAAGAGGTCTTCTCCACCGAGCGCTGGGCCGCCCTGGACAAGGCGCACGCCAACAAGCAGCGCCCGCTCTGGGCCTCGACCGGCGTCAAGGACCCGGCGTACAAGGACACCCTGTACGTGGTGGACCTGGTCGCGCCCGGCACGGTCAACACCATGCCGGAGGGCACCATGGAGGCCACCGCCGACCACGGCGAGGTCACCGGCGACACCATCCGCGGCACCTACGACCAGTCGCGCGGCGAGCTCGAAGCGGTCGCGAAGCTGGGCATTTCGTACGACGATGTGGTGCAGCTGCTCGAAGAGGAGGGCGTCGAGAAGTTCGCGGTGTCCTGGAACGATCTGCTGAAGTCGACCGAGGCGGAGCTTCTGCGCCTCGCCCCCACGGAGGCCTGA
- the zwf gene encoding glucose-6-phosphate dehydrogenase, with product MLSVNGANPLRDAQDRRLPRIAGPSGLVIFGVTGDLSRKKLMPAVYDLANRGLLPPGFSLIGFARREWQDEDFAQEVHDAVKQHARTPFREEVWQQLVQGCRFVQGDFDDDQAFETLKSTIEELDKAQGTGGNFAFYLSVPPKFFPKVVAQLKKHGLADQKEGSWRRAVIEKPFGHDLTSAQELNQLVHDVFPPNEVFRIDHYLGKETVQNILALRFANTMFEPIWNRSYVDHVQITMAEDIGIGGRAGYYDGIGAARDVIQNHLLQLLALTAMEEPGSFHPKALVAEKLKVLTAVELPEDLGKHTVRGQYSAAWQGGEKVVGYLEEDGIDPKSKTDTYAAIRLEINNRRWAGVPFYLRTGKRLGRRVTEIAVVFKRAPYLPFESGATEELGQNALVIRVQPDEGVTVRFGSKVPGTSMEVRDVTMDFAYGESFTESSPEAYERLILDVLLGDANLFPRHQEVELSWNILDPIERYWDTHGKPAQYPSGTWGPVEADEMLARDGRSWRRP from the coding sequence ATTTTGTCTGTAAACGGAGCGAACCCGCTTCGTGACGCACAGGACCGGCGGCTCCCGCGCATCGCGGGGCCGTCCGGCCTGGTCATTTTCGGCGTTACGGGTGACCTGTCGCGCAAGAAGCTGATGCCTGCCGTCTACGACCTCGCCAACCGCGGCCTGCTTCCGCCGGGCTTCTCGCTGATCGGCTTCGCCCGACGCGAGTGGCAGGACGAGGACTTCGCGCAGGAGGTCCACGACGCGGTCAAGCAGCACGCGCGCACGCCCTTCCGTGAAGAGGTCTGGCAGCAGCTGGTGCAGGGCTGCCGCTTCGTCCAGGGCGACTTCGACGACGACCAGGCGTTCGAGACGCTGAAGTCGACGATCGAGGAGCTGGACAAGGCGCAGGGCACGGGCGGCAACTTCGCCTTCTACCTGTCCGTCCCGCCGAAGTTCTTCCCGAAGGTCGTCGCCCAGCTCAAGAAGCACGGGCTGGCGGACCAGAAGGAGGGCTCCTGGCGGCGCGCGGTCATCGAGAAGCCGTTCGGGCACGACCTGACCAGTGCGCAGGAGCTCAACCAGCTCGTGCACGACGTCTTCCCGCCCAACGAGGTCTTCCGGATCGACCACTACCTGGGCAAGGAGACGGTCCAGAACATCCTGGCGCTCCGCTTCGCCAACACGATGTTCGAGCCGATCTGGAACCGGTCGTACGTCGACCACGTGCAGATCACCATGGCCGAGGACATCGGCATCGGCGGCCGGGCCGGCTACTACGACGGCATCGGCGCGGCCCGCGACGTCATCCAGAACCACCTGCTCCAGCTGCTGGCGCTGACCGCGATGGAGGAGCCCGGCTCTTTCCACCCCAAGGCGCTGGTGGCCGAGAAGCTCAAGGTGCTGACCGCCGTGGAGCTGCCCGAGGACCTGGGCAAGCACACCGTGCGCGGCCAGTACTCGGCGGCCTGGCAGGGCGGCGAGAAGGTCGTCGGGTACCTCGAAGAGGACGGCATCGACCCCAAGTCGAAGACCGACACCTACGCGGCCATCCGCCTGGAGATCAACAACCGCCGTTGGGCGGGCGTCCCGTTCTACCTGCGGACCGGCAAGCGCCTGGGTCGCCGGGTGACCGAGATCGCCGTCGTCTTCAAGCGGGCCCCGTACCTCCCGTTCGAGTCGGGCGCGACCGAGGAGCTGGGGCAGAACGCCCTGGTCATCCGGGTCCAGCCGGACGAGGGCGTGACGGTGCGCTTCGGCTCCAAGGTTCCGGGCACCTCCATGGAGGTCCGGGACGTGACGATGGACTTCGCCTACGGCGAGTCCTTCACGGAGTCGAGCCCCGAGGCGTACGAGCGGCTGATCCTCGACGTCCTGCTGGGTGACGCGAACCTCTTCCCGCGCCACCAGGAGGTCGAGCTGTCCTGGAACATCCTCGACCCGATCGAGAGGTACTGGGACACGCACGGCAAGCCCGCGCAGTACCCGTCGGGCACCTGGGGACCGGTCGAGGCGGACGAGATGCTCGCACGAGACGGACGGAGCTGGCGCCGGCCATGA
- the opcA gene encoding glucose-6-phosphate dehydrogenase assembly protein OpcA has product MKIDLTETNSSKINAAMVQARRDLGTPAIGMVLTLVIVTDEENAYDALKSAGDASHEHPSRIIVVIKRASRSPRSRRDARLDAEIRVGADSGSGETVVLRLHGELVDHAQSVVLPLLLPDAPVVVWWPEGAPQDLAGDPLGALGQRRITDTYSAEDPIEALGSRAAAYAPGDTDLSWTRITPWRSMLAAALDQQTHSVSSATVDGEDDNPSCELLAMWLADRLQVPVKRTSSAGPGLTAVRLETQGGEIVLDRADGALATLCMPGQPDRAVALKRRDTAELLAEELRRLDPDNTYEASLKFGVARLTPPAEQAAAPAKAAPAKSAPAPAPAKTESEAPAAKPAPAKPTKKAAAK; this is encoded by the coding sequence ATGAAGATCGACCTCACGGAGACCAACTCCAGCAAGATCAATGCCGCGATGGTGCAGGCACGCCGGGACCTCGGCACGCCGGCCATCGGCATGGTCCTCACGCTGGTGATCGTGACCGACGAGGAGAACGCGTACGACGCGCTCAAGTCGGCGGGCGACGCTTCCCACGAGCACCCCTCGCGGATCATCGTCGTCATCAAGCGGGCCAGCCGCTCGCCGCGCAGCCGCCGCGACGCCCGTCTCGACGCGGAGATCCGCGTCGGGGCGGACTCCGGCAGCGGCGAGACGGTGGTGCTCCGCCTGCACGGCGAGCTGGTCGACCACGCCCAGTCGGTGGTCCTCCCCCTGCTCCTCCCGGACGCGCCCGTCGTCGTCTGGTGGCCGGAGGGCGCTCCGCAGGACCTGGCGGGCGACCCGCTCGGGGCGCTCGGTCAGCGCCGGATCACGGACACCTACTCCGCTGAGGACCCGATCGAGGCCCTCGGCAGCCGGGCGGCGGCGTACGCGCCCGGTGACACGGACCTGTCCTGGACCCGGATCACCCCGTGGCGCTCCATGCTGGCGGCCGCGCTGGACCAGCAGACGCACTCCGTGTCCTCGGCGACCGTGGACGGCGAGGACGACAACCCGAGCTGCGAACTGCTGGCCATGTGGCTCGCGGACCGGCTCCAGGTCCCCGTCAAGCGCACCTCCTCGGCGGGTCCCGGCCTCACGGCGGTCCGCCTGGAGACCCAGGGCGGCGAGATCGTCCTGGACCGGGCGGACGGCGCGCTGGCCACGCTGTGCATGCCGGGACAGCCCGACCGCGCGGTGGCGCTCAAGCGCCGCGACACGGCCGAGCTGCTGGCGGAGGAGCTGCGCCGGCTGGACCCGGACAACACGTACGAGGCCTCGCTGAAGTTCGGCGTGGCCCGGCTGACGCCTCCGGCGGAGCAGGCGGCCGCCCCGGCCAAGGCCGCGCCCGCGAAGTCGGCTCCGGCCCCGGCTCCGGCCAAGACGGAGTCCGAGGCCCCGGCCGCGAAGCCGGCCCCGGCCAAGCCGACGAAGAAGGCCGCGGCCAAGTAG
- the pgl gene encoding 6-phosphogluconolactonase: protein MTTPQVVVHRDKELMAQAAAARLITKIVDAQAARGSASVVLTGGRNGNGLLAALAAAPARDAVDWSRIDLWWGDERYVPADDPERNHVQAREALLDAVAVDPARVHAMPASDGPYGADVDAAAASYAAELRKASGPEDHGPVPRFDVLMLGVGPDTHVASLFPEHPASRESERTVVGVHGAPKPPPTRISLTLPAIRAAREVWLLAAGEDKAGAVAIALGGAGGVQAPAAAAYGRSRTLWLLDRAAAAKLPPAMYPPASS, encoded by the coding sequence ATGACGACTCCCCAGGTCGTCGTCCACCGGGACAAGGAGCTGATGGCCCAGGCCGCGGCGGCCCGGCTGATCACGAAGATCGTGGACGCGCAGGCGGCCCGCGGCAGCGCGTCGGTGGTCCTCACCGGCGGCCGCAACGGCAACGGCCTGCTCGCCGCACTGGCCGCGGCCCCGGCCCGGGACGCCGTCGACTGGTCCCGGATCGACCTCTGGTGGGGCGACGAGCGGTACGTGCCCGCCGACGACCCCGAGCGCAACCACGTACAGGCCCGCGAGGCCCTGCTGGACGCCGTCGCGGTGGACCCCGCGCGGGTACACGCCATGCCCGCCTCCGACGGCCCGTACGGGGCCGACGTGGACGCGGCGGCCGCCTCGTACGCGGCGGAGCTGCGGAAGGCCTCCGGCCCCGAGGACCACGGCCCGGTCCCCCGCTTCGACGTCCTGATGCTGGGCGTCGGCCCCGACACGCACGTGGCCTCGCTGTTCCCGGAGCACCCGGCCTCCCGCGAGAGCGAGCGCACGGTGGTCGGCGTGCACGGCGCGCCGAAGCCGCCGCCGACCCGCATCTCGCTCACCCTCCCGGCGATCCGGGCGGCCCGCGAGGTCTGGCTGCTGGCGGCCGGCGAGGACAAGGCCGGCGCGGTGGCGATCGCGCTGGGCGGCGCGGGCGGGGTCCAGGCCCCGGCAGCGGCGGCGTACGGCCGCTCCCGCACCCTGTGGCTGCTCGACCGGGCGGCGGCCGCGAAGCTCCCGCCGGCCATGTACCCGCCGGCCTCCTCCTGA